One part of the Solanum dulcamara chromosome 3, daSolDulc1.2, whole genome shotgun sequence genome encodes these proteins:
- the LOC129881652 gene encoding chloroplast envelope quinone oxidoreductase homolog: MVLKEYLVQESPLSFHWMFAFCGLTEYAVAKESLTVSRPEEVSAAEGAGLPITALTAHKALVDVAGIKLDGSGPRMNILVIAASGGVGHYAVQLAKLGNAHVTGTCGARNIEFLKSFGADEVLDYKTPEGATLKSPSGQKYDAVVHCARGIRWSTFEPNLSNTGKVIDLTPGPSSMCTYGWKKLTFSKKQLLPLILMPKEDKELKLLIKLVKEGKLKTMFDSKHPLSKAQDAWAKSLDGHATGKIIVEIQKLLFSY; the protein is encoded by the coding sequence ATGGTGTTGAAGGAATATTTAGTGCAAGAGTCCCCTCTCTCATTCCATTGGATGTTTGCCTTTTGTGGATTGACGGAGTATGCAGTTGCAAAGGAGAGTTTGACTGTTTCAAGGCCAGAAGAAGTATCAGCTGCTGAAGGTGCAGGCCTTCCAATTACTGCTCTTACAGCACACAAGGCCCTTGTTGATGTTGCTGGAATCAAGCTAGACGGAAGTGGACCGCGTATGAACATTCTTGTCATTGCTGCCTCAGGTGGTGTTGGACATTATGCTGTTCAATTGGCAAAGTTGGGTAATGCTCACGTTACAGGGACATGTGGAGCTCGTAACATTGAATTCTTAAAGAGCTTCGGAGCAGATGAGGTTCTTGACTATAAAACGCCTGAAGGAGCAACTCTAAAGAGTCCATCAGGACAAAAGTATGATGCAGTCGTTCACTGTGCTAGAGGCATTCGCTGGTCAACATTTGAGCCTAATTTGAGTAACACGGGTAAGGTAATTGATCTGACTCCTGGGCCTAGTTCAATGTGCACCTATGGTTGGAAGAAACTCACATTCTCCAAAAAGCAGTTGTTGCCGTTGATTTTGATGCCTAAAGAAGATAAGGAATTGAAATTGCTTATTAAGTTGGTGAAGGAAGGGAAGTTAAAGACTATGTTTGACTCTAAGCATCCTCTAAGCAAGGCTCAAGATGCTTGGGCCAAGAGCCTTGATGGACATGCCACAGGAAAGATCATTGTGGAGATACAAAAGTTATTATTTTCGTATTGA